One window of the Anaeromyxobacter dehalogenans 2CP-C genome contains the following:
- a CDS encoding PilZ domain-containing protein: MSDADTIVNPRRAPRARVRCACRLSAPAGALDAETEDLGPSGCQLRAAGAVARGEAVRLELSHPLLAATVAVAGRVAWASAQAPWRLGVAFDAAELERAGRWYQALLASSSGIGPGRRLPDSIPLDATVWLGAPPRFVADLDRLEIAILRAVGDGASLRSVAAALGPRWPRARRALFSLLAHQHLTFARGAAATARDWARTLLQAEVALTPEVQATTAAPEPAPAAPAAVPVPARGAARAADAGGGWGAPPARTPDFVGAGVGWRGAAGRPRPPEASECLERARGELAEGRVHGAIALLRRALAVAPGDPEIAGVLGRLAFDGRRTA; this comes from the coding sequence ATGAGCGACGCCGACACCATCGTCAACCCACGCCGCGCTCCCCGCGCCCGCGTCCGCTGCGCCTGCAGGCTGTCCGCGCCGGCCGGCGCGCTCGACGCGGAGACGGAGGACCTCGGCCCGAGCGGCTGCCAGCTCCGCGCGGCGGGCGCCGTGGCGCGCGGCGAGGCGGTGCGGCTCGAGCTCTCGCACCCGCTGCTCGCGGCGACGGTCGCGGTCGCCGGCCGCGTGGCGTGGGCGAGCGCGCAGGCGCCGTGGAGGCTCGGGGTCGCGTTCGACGCGGCGGAGCTGGAGCGGGCCGGCCGCTGGTACCAGGCGCTCCTCGCGTCCAGCTCCGGGATCGGCCCCGGGCGACGGCTCCCCGACTCCATCCCGCTCGACGCGACGGTCTGGCTGGGCGCGCCGCCGCGCTTCGTGGCCGACCTCGACCGGCTCGAGATCGCCATCCTGCGCGCGGTGGGCGACGGCGCCTCCCTGCGCAGCGTCGCGGCCGCGCTCGGGCCCCGGTGGCCGCGGGCCCGGCGCGCGCTGTTCTCGCTGCTCGCGCACCAGCACCTCACGTTCGCGCGCGGCGCTGCGGCGACCGCGCGGGACTGGGCGCGGACCCTGCTGCAGGCGGAGGTGGCGCTCACGCCCGAGGTGCAGGCCACGACGGCCGCGCCGGAGCCCGCGCCCGCCGCCCCGGCGGCGGTGCCCGTCCCGGCGCGGGGCGCGGCGCGCGCGGCCGACGCCGGCGGAGGGTGGGGCGCACCGCCGGCGCGCACGCCGGACTTCGTGGGCGCCGGGGTGGGGTGGCGCGGCGCCGCCGGGCGGCCGCGCCCGCCCGAGGCGTCCGAGTGCCTGGAGCGGGCGCGCGGCGAGCTGGCCGAGGGCAGGGTGCACGGGGCCATCGCGCTCCTGCGGCGGGCCCTGGCGGTCGCGCCCGGCGATCCGGAGATCGCCGGCGTGCTCGGCCGCCTCGCGTTCGACGGCCGGCGCACCGCCTGA
- a CDS encoding rhomboid family intramembrane serine protease — protein MPPGAPRPRDGLAARLRAAPGTAALAALDLAVFGWVAAHGSTTDPALLARMGALDHARVWDGEPWRLLTAAFLHVGPVHLVWNLAFGVPLCALVERAIGTRRFLVVYLASALGGSAASMLAAMPMSAGASGALFGVAGAMLALYRRAVGSWRAFLSSRDIILNGIMLVAFALAGLFLPIDGWAHAGGLVTGAWLGWVASRPPPRRARAWLPPAAALGLAVALALRPDPRWAANRAELEALHAALRDGDRTRARAVLDAARARGNDAAGLPYYEGLLLAQEGDLEGALQRLRPLASASRGPARDEARKALAAVSKRLGVLLVLGEGRPADPERGRALLDEACGAGDADACRLAAEAAALHR, from the coding sequence ATGCCTCCTGGCGCCCCACGACCTCGGGACGGACTCGCCGCCCGGCTGCGCGCCGCGCCCGGCACGGCGGCGCTCGCCGCCCTGGATCTCGCCGTCTTCGGGTGGGTGGCGGCCCATGGCTCCACGACCGACCCGGCGCTCCTCGCCCGCATGGGCGCGCTCGATCATGCGCGCGTGTGGGATGGCGAACCCTGGCGGCTCCTCACCGCCGCGTTCCTGCACGTCGGCCCCGTTCACCTCGTGTGGAACCTGGCGTTCGGCGTGCCGCTCTGCGCCCTGGTCGAGCGGGCCATCGGCACGCGCCGCTTCCTGGTCGTGTACCTGGCGAGCGCGCTGGGCGGCTCCGCCGCCTCGATGCTGGCCGCCATGCCGATGTCGGCGGGCGCCTCGGGGGCGCTGTTCGGCGTGGCCGGCGCCATGCTGGCGCTGTACCGCCGCGCGGTGGGCTCCTGGCGCGCCTTCCTGTCCTCGCGCGACATCATCCTGAACGGGATCATGCTCGTCGCGTTCGCGCTCGCCGGGCTGTTCCTGCCCATCGACGGGTGGGCCCACGCCGGCGGGCTCGTCACCGGGGCGTGGCTGGGCTGGGTCGCCTCGCGCCCGCCGCCGCGCCGCGCCCGCGCCTGGCTGCCGCCCGCCGCCGCGCTCGGGCTGGCGGTCGCGCTGGCGCTGCGGCCGGACCCGCGCTGGGCGGCGAACCGCGCCGAGCTGGAGGCGCTGCACGCCGCGCTCCGCGACGGTGACCGGACGCGCGCACGCGCGGTGCTCGACGCCGCGCGCGCCCGCGGCAACGACGCCGCCGGCCTCCCGTACTACGAGGGCCTGCTGCTCGCGCAGGAGGGCGACCTGGAGGGCGCGCTGCAGCGGCTCCGGCCGCTCGCGTCCGCGTCGCGGGGGCCGGCGCGCGACGAGGCGCGGAAGGCGCTGGCCGCGGTGTCGAAGCGGCTGGGGGTGCTGCTCGTGCTCGGGGAAGGACGCCCTGCGGATCCGGAGCGCGGGCGGGCGCTGCTCGACGAGGCCTGCGGCGCCGGGGACGCCGACGCCTGCCGGCTCGCCGCGGAGGCCGCCGCGCTGCATCGATGA
- a CDS encoding RNA polymerase sigma factor, protein MDLDARVSGLLATGDAATAATEVLRALGPGVRRYLGSVLRDGDDAADAYARFEESLWRALPAFRGEAALRTWALRIAWSAARHVRAEAWNRHRTRLRTHDASVLQQPQGASAARDEDRRHKLERLRRALTDEEQSMLALRVDQELPWSEIARVLSPDGRPLDVSVLQKRFERLRARLARLARREGLLD, encoded by the coding sequence GTGGATCTCGACGCGCGAGTCTCCGGGCTGCTGGCGACGGGAGATGCGGCGACGGCGGCGACCGAGGTGCTGCGCGCGCTCGGTCCCGGCGTGCGGCGCTATCTCGGGTCCGTGCTGCGCGACGGCGACGACGCGGCCGACGCCTACGCCCGCTTCGAGGAGTCGCTCTGGCGCGCGCTGCCGGCGTTCCGCGGCGAGGCGGCGCTGCGGACGTGGGCGCTGCGGATCGCGTGGAGCGCCGCCCGCCACGTCCGCGCCGAGGCCTGGAACCGGCACCGCACCCGGCTGCGGACGCACGACGCCTCGGTCCTCCAGCAGCCGCAGGGCGCCTCGGCGGCGCGCGACGAGGACCGGAGGCACAAGCTCGAGCGGCTTCGCCGGGCGCTCACCGACGAGGAGCAGTCGATGCTGGCGCTGCGGGTGGACCAGGAGCTCCCCTGGTCGGAGATCGCCCGCGTGCTCTCGCCCGATGGTCGCCCGCTCGACGTGTCAGTCCTGCAGAAGCGCTTCGAGCGCCTGCGCGCCCGCCTCGCCCGGTTGGCCCGCCGGGAGGGACTCCTCGACTGA
- a CDS encoding serine/threonine-protein kinase, which produces MDLAREPAAPRAGALDAGAVIGRFEIVRELARGGFGVVYAARDRTLGRSVAFKLVPSAASGAADDRVLREAEAAARLTHPNIVTLFDVGRCAAGPYLVLELLRGETLAARLRRGPLPLREALRVAEAVARGLAHAHEAGVFHRDLSPGNVFLCEDGQVKVLDFGLAHAFGRPRTAGGTPQYMAPEQRRGAPEDERTDVFALGAILFEMLTGEQPFPSAAPGRTPRRAPALQVPDLPALADLLGRMLAADPVRRPRDGGAVVAALGALGAELDRSGVRPARRSRRRRPVAQVALALLAVAVLAGAVVAVARLRRAPAGVARGADRQLVAVADFVNDTGDAGLDALSGLLVTSLEQSQRIGVLPRSRMLDLARQGGRRGAGRIDEATGADAGARGGVRTLLVPSIRREGELYVATLRALSLPDREPVFTVEERAHGLAAVPALLDRLGARARRALREDDAEVEAHRVRLQDAVTSSLEAYGHYVRGLELSYDDFDAARALTEFRTALALDPRFALPSLEIAVLASWHEVPGEDGAARIAAAAAEADRLPDKERRTILAFRSFVDGDLAGAEVRFRALASDYPLDKGILYLAGEALWHGGAASGPREAAGLFRRALDLDPAFLVATIHLFQWTDRFGPPDEATARARRAVQARPGPAAFAMLARALAARGHLKAALASARRASSMASGASFEASYALAELLARAGRGEEAARELRRWTEPDAEPGDRRIASEFLPVLLATEGRLRAARRAWRRLSEQACGVECATFDAVLAAHLALASDDLPAALAALRAGTPRAEADGDRNAWLWALLGDTTTAAARAARLAPGSIAERRHAGAAALAAARPDEAVAILRPLAAQDPAIPTAFLLGLALAGARHDAEAVDAFAAVERAYPLYAPAWSASLRPRAAWESARALIRLGRRDEARAALDGLLARWARADRDLPLLRRARALRASLDSAGGGTPAPP; this is translated from the coding sequence GTGGACCTCGCGCGCGAGCCCGCGGCGCCCCGCGCCGGCGCGCTCGACGCGGGCGCCGTGATCGGCCGCTTCGAGATCGTCCGGGAGCTCGCGCGCGGCGGCTTCGGGGTGGTGTACGCGGCGCGCGATCGCACCCTCGGGCGCAGCGTGGCGTTCAAGCTCGTGCCGTCCGCAGCGTCCGGGGCCGCCGACGACCGGGTCCTCCGCGAGGCGGAGGCCGCCGCCCGCCTGACGCACCCGAACATCGTGACGCTGTTCGACGTCGGCCGCTGCGCCGCGGGCCCGTACCTGGTCCTCGAGCTGCTGCGCGGCGAGACGCTCGCGGCACGCCTGCGGCGCGGGCCGCTGCCGCTGCGCGAGGCGCTGCGCGTCGCCGAGGCGGTCGCCCGGGGGCTCGCGCACGCGCACGAGGCGGGCGTGTTCCACCGGGACCTGTCCCCCGGGAACGTGTTCCTGTGCGAGGACGGCCAGGTGAAGGTGCTGGACTTCGGCCTGGCGCACGCGTTCGGCCGCCCGCGCACCGCGGGCGGGACCCCGCAGTACATGGCGCCCGAGCAGCGGCGCGGCGCGCCGGAGGACGAGCGCACCGACGTGTTCGCGCTCGGCGCGATCCTGTTCGAGATGCTGACCGGGGAGCAGCCCTTCCCCTCCGCGGCGCCGGGCCGGACGCCGCGCCGCGCGCCCGCGCTCCAGGTGCCGGACCTGCCCGCGCTGGCGGACCTGCTCGGGCGGATGCTGGCGGCGGACCCGGTGCGCCGCCCGCGCGACGGCGGCGCCGTGGTCGCGGCGCTCGGCGCGCTCGGCGCCGAGCTGGACCGCTCCGGCGTCCGCCCCGCGCGTCGCTCCCGCCGGCGGCGGCCGGTGGCGCAGGTGGCGCTCGCGCTGCTCGCCGTGGCCGTGCTGGCCGGCGCGGTGGTCGCGGTCGCGCGCCTCCGCCGGGCGCCGGCGGGCGTCGCGCGCGGCGCCGATCGCCAGCTGGTGGCGGTCGCCGACTTCGTGAACGACACGGGCGACGCCGGGCTCGACGCGCTCTCCGGGCTGCTCGTCACCTCGCTGGAGCAGTCGCAGCGCATCGGCGTGCTCCCGCGATCGCGCATGCTGGACCTCGCCCGCCAGGGAGGGCGTCGGGGCGCCGGGCGCATCGACGAGGCGACCGGGGCCGACGCGGGGGCGCGCGGCGGCGTGCGCACGCTGCTCGTCCCGTCGATCCGGCGCGAGGGCGAGCTCTACGTCGCGACGCTGCGGGCGCTGAGCCTCCCCGACCGCGAGCCGGTGTTCACGGTGGAGGAGCGCGCCCACGGCCTCGCGGCCGTGCCCGCGCTCCTGGATCGACTCGGGGCGCGCGCGCGCCGCGCGCTCCGCGAGGACGACGCCGAGGTGGAGGCGCACCGGGTGCGCCTGCAGGACGCCGTCACCTCCAGCCTGGAGGCCTACGGCCACTACGTGCGCGGGCTCGAGCTGTCGTACGACGACTTCGACGCCGCCCGCGCGCTGACCGAGTTCCGCACCGCGCTCGCGCTCGACCCGCGCTTCGCGCTGCCCAGCCTCGAGATCGCGGTCCTCGCCAGCTGGCACGAGGTGCCGGGCGAGGACGGGGCGGCCCGCATCGCGGCGGCGGCGGCCGAGGCCGATCGGCTCCCGGACAAGGAGCGCCGGACCATCCTCGCGTTCCGGAGCTTCGTGGACGGCGACCTCGCGGGCGCGGAGGTCCGCTTCCGCGCCCTCGCGAGCGACTACCCGCTCGACAAGGGCATCCTCTACCTCGCCGGCGAGGCGCTGTGGCACGGCGGCGCCGCCTCGGGGCCTCGCGAGGCTGCCGGGCTGTTTCGCCGCGCGCTCGACCTCGATCCCGCCTTCCTCGTGGCGACCATCCACCTGTTCCAGTGGACCGACCGCTTCGGCCCGCCGGACGAGGCGACGGCGCGGGCCCGGCGCGCGGTGCAGGCGCGGCCCGGCCCGGCCGCCTTCGCGATGCTGGCGCGCGCGCTGGCGGCGCGGGGGCACCTCAAGGCCGCGCTGGCGAGCGCGCGGCGGGCCTCGTCGATGGCCAGCGGGGCGAGCTTCGAGGCGTCCTACGCGCTCGCCGAGCTCCTGGCGCGAGCCGGCCGCGGCGAGGAGGCGGCGCGCGAGCTGCGGCGGTGGACGGAGCCGGACGCCGAGCCGGGCGACCGGCGCATCGCCTCCGAGTTCCTGCCGGTGCTGCTCGCGACCGAGGGGCGCCTGCGGGCCGCGCGCCGCGCCTGGCGGCGCCTGTCGGAGCAGGCCTGCGGCGTGGAGTGCGCGACGTTCGACGCGGTGCTCGCGGCCCATCTCGCGCTGGCGAGCGACGACCTGCCGGCGGCGCTCGCGGCGCTTCGCGCGGGGACGCCTCGCGCCGAGGCAGACGGGGATCGCAACGCGTGGCTGTGGGCGCTGCTCGGGGACACGACCACCGCCGCCGCGCGGGCCGCGCGGCTGGCGCCCGGGTCCATCGCCGAGCGTCGCCACGCCGGCGCGGCCGCGCTCGCGGCCGCGCGCCCGGACGAGGCCGTCGCCATCCTGCGGCCGCTCGCGGCGCAGGATCCCGCCATCCCGACCGCCTTCCTGCTGGGGCTCGCGCTCGCCGGGGCGAGGCACGACGCGGAGGCGGTGGATGCGTTCGCGGCGGTCGAGCGCGCCTACCCGCTCTACGCGCCCGCCTGGTCCGCCAGCCTGCG